GAGCTCATAATGCTATGTGTCTCCATGAAGTTTCCCATTATCATTGGTCCAAAAGCAAAACCTGCTCCAGATATAATTGGTAATACTGAGCTTATCCTTCCTCTATGTGAAGCTGGTGTATGATTGGCCACAAATGCTCCATTATTTATAGCTATAAGTATTTCTCCAATTGTCATTAAAAATACTCCAAAGAAGAATAATGGCAATGCTTTTATAAATCCAAATAATCCAAAGGATAGTGCATATAATGCCCCTCCTATTGCCATAGTTTTAATTGGATTCAGTTTCTTTGTAATAGCTGTTAATAATGGAGTAAATGCTATAACTACAACTCCATTTAGGCCACCCATTAGTCCATAAATTCTAGCTCCATCTTGCCCTAAAATGTTTCCCATTTGTATAGGAAGTGCAAAACCCCATTGAGAATATGCAAAAGAATAAGCTAGCATTATTAAAGAGAATATAAGTAATATAGGTCTTTGTAATAGAACACTAATTGCAGATCCCTCAACATGGCTTTCTAGTGTCTGCTCTTCTTGAACGTTAACTTCTTCTTTTTTAATCATTGTCTCTTTTATAAATATTACAAAAAGACATAAAGAAATTAATGTTGTTACTGCATCCCCAATGAAAACAAAAGTTAAGAATTTTTTATATAACATACCACCTATAATAGGTCCTATTGCAAATCCTAGATTAAAACCCATATATAATAGTGAATATGCTGCCTGTCTGTTTTCTGGTGTTGTAAGATCAGCATTTAATGCATCATAGGCCGGTTGAGATATTGCATAGAAGCACGATGCTAATATAATAATATAAGTCATAAAAATTGAAGGTTTCATAAACCCGCAGGAAATATATGCTGCTGCACCTAATAATTGAAATAATATAATAACCCTTCTACGGCCAATTGTATCTGCAAGTTTTCCTCCAAGCATTAAACACGGTACCTGACATACTGCAAGTAATGTAGCAAATCCTCCTGCTTGTCCACTAGACATACCTATCTTTTGTGTTAATATTAATGCCAACAATGGAAAAACAAAAGAACCCATGCTGTTAACCATTCTCCCAATGAATAAAATATACATCTCTTTGGGCAGCCCCCTATATTGTTTAAACATATTTTCTAAAAATTTCATTTTATCCCCCATCTATCCTTAATAAAAAGAATATAAAATATTTATCATTCATAAACACTTAAATTATACAGTTATTTACCATGTATTTCAAATTCATGTAAATTATAATATAATTAATTAAATTTTATTATGTTGAAACTTTTTACACACTCAGTATCTCTAATATGTGTAACATCGATGTTTAAATATATTTTTGATTTAAAGGAGTACTATGGAAAACTTAATTGAGCTTAACGTTAAAGAAACTAATAAAAATGCTCTTGAGCTAAAACTTATAAAAAAAGCAGTTAAGGGAGATTCTTCTGCATTTATTGAAACTATGAAAGTTTACAAAGGCTATCTTTATAGAACTGCCTATGCTTATGTTAAGAGTGAAGAAGGTGCTTTAGAAGTTTTGCATGAATGTACTTATAATGCATTTCTTAACATAAAAACTCTAAGAAACGCACAATACTTTAAAACATGGATTACTAGAATATTGATTAATACAGCTATTAAGTACTTAAGAAGAAATGAGAATATTTCATATATTAATGACACAATGGTACTTAAAGAACCAACATCAAATGTTTCCATAGAGGAAAAACTCGATTTGTATAATGCCATTGATTTGCTTAGAGAAAATTATAAAACTGTTATAATCCTTAAATATTTCAATGATTTATCCATAGAGGAGATTTCTTCTATTATGGATATACCTCAGAATACAGTTAAGACTTATCTAAGAAGATCAAAAGATAATTTAAGTAAAATATTGATGGAGGGATACTTAGATGATTAATGAAAATTTTAATAATATACAAGTACCTGATGGTATAGATTCAACTATAGAAAATGCTGTTTTAAAAGCAGTTAATGATAAAAAGTTAAGAAAACCTAAAAAGATTAAAATTGCTTCCATTGCTGTTTCGGCAAGCTTTGCCGTATTATTTACCCTTGGTTATAGTAACCCTGCTTTTGCTGCAAAACTCCCTATAGTAGGAAGCGTTTTTGAATCTATCGAAAAAAATATATATTTCCCTGGAAACTATTCCGAATATTCTACTTCTGTAAATAAATCCGCAGTTTCTAATGGAATTAAAATAACCATGTCAGACATTCTTTGCGATGGTCAGTCACTATATGTAACCTATAAAATAGAAAGTCCAACCAAGTTTAAATATACTTCTTGGGGCGACAAACCACTCACAATGAATCAACTAATGACTTCTGAAGCATATAAAAAAGTTAGTTTTTCAAACAAAGAATTAGATGATTCTGGATTTGCAGGACTTGAGGGGAAATTCCTAGACGAAAATACCTTTATAGGAATGGAGAAATATAATTTAGATTCTTTAGGTACGGATATACCAGACAATTTTGATTTTCAAGTAAAACTAACTACTGTAGGAACTCACGGATTAAATATGAATGATAAAGATCAATATTTTGATGGTACATGGGCATTTAAAGTTCCTGTTAAGGTGGATAAATCTCTTATAAAGAATATAACTATTTCTGATGCTGAAGCAAATGGTCAAAAGATTCAATCCATTTCTACTACTCCATTTCAGCTAATGATTAAAACTTCTCATCCAAAAAATGATGCTGGAACTTTTAATGATATCAGAGTATATGATGATAAAGGAAATGAATTTAGACCTGATAGTGGCAGAATCGAAGATGGTATAGAAACATCTTTATTCGCTGCTCCAAGTAAAGATACTAAGAGTATTAGGATTATAATTTATAAAGGAACTCTTAAGGAAGCCAGTTCTAATAATCCTAAAAATTTAAAAGATTTAATATTATTAGATAAAACTGTTCCACTAAACTAAATTATAAAAAGCCAGGCTCATATGCCTGGCTTTTATTTATATACATCAGAAGAAAGACTCTCTAAAAGTTTTTCATTTATCACTTCATAATAAGTATTCTTCTTTTTTATTACTCCCTTATTACACAAAATATTTAAAGTTCTAAGTAAATGCCTATAACTTGTTCCTAAAAGCTCAGCTATTTCTGTAAGATTTT
This sequence is a window from Clostridium sp. 'White wine YQ'. Protein-coding genes within it:
- a CDS encoding MDR family MFS transporter, giving the protein MKFLENMFKQYRGLPKEMYILFIGRMVNSMGSFVFPLLALILTQKIGMSSGQAGGFATLLAVCQVPCLMLGGKLADTIGRRRVIILFQLLGAAAYISCGFMKPSIFMTYIIILASCFYAISQPAYDALNADLTTPENRQAAYSLLYMGFNLGFAIGPIIGGMLYKKFLTFVFIGDAVTTLISLCLFVIFIKETMIKKEEVNVQEEQTLESHVEGSAISVLLQRPILLIFSLIMLAYSFAYSQWGFALPIQMGNILGQDGARIYGLMGGLNGVVVIAFTPLLTAITKKLNPIKTMAIGGALYALSFGLFGFIKALPLFFFGVFLMTIGEILIAINNGAFVANHTPASHRGRISSVLPIISGAGFAFGPMIMGNFMETHSIMSSWVVIASVAIIGTISMFGLEFADNKNKAVEEIN
- a CDS encoding sigma-70 family RNA polymerase sigma factor gives rise to the protein MENLIELNVKETNKNALELKLIKKAVKGDSSAFIETMKVYKGYLYRTAYAYVKSEEGALEVLHECTYNAFLNIKTLRNAQYFKTWITRILINTAIKYLRRNENISYINDTMVLKEPTSNVSIEEKLDLYNAIDLLRENYKTVIILKYFNDLSIEEISSIMDIPQNTVKTYLRRSKDNLSKILMEGYLDD
- a CDS encoding DUF4179 domain-containing protein, whose amino-acid sequence is MINENFNNIQVPDGIDSTIENAVLKAVNDKKLRKPKKIKIASIAVSASFAVLFTLGYSNPAFAAKLPIVGSVFESIEKNIYFPGNYSEYSTSVNKSAVSNGIKITMSDILCDGQSLYVTYKIESPTKFKYTSWGDKPLTMNQLMTSEAYKKVSFSNKELDDSGFAGLEGKFLDENTFIGMEKYNLDSLGTDIPDNFDFQVKLTTVGTHGLNMNDKDQYFDGTWAFKVPVKVDKSLIKNITISDAEANGQKIQSISTTPFQLMIKTSHPKNDAGTFNDIRVYDDKGNEFRPDSGRIEDGIETSLFAAPSKDTKSIRIIIYKGTLKEASSNNPKNLKDLILLDKTVPLN